Proteins from a single region of Hydra vulgaris chromosome 12, alternate assembly HydraT2T_AEP:
- the LOC100201241 gene encoding potassium channel subfamily K member 9 isoform X1, giving the protein MVIVMWFAQKFARKGYPKSRHQYSATIKKLELDRGPFQPSIKILIIRGIVIISYLLLGALVFQALEKNDNQTRYWNDLVIASKDNLVKNHNISLKTLEVLEHQIQQMIVEKRNSQREWDYYQSLYFASTVTTTIGYGHITPQTQEGRVFLILFALIGIPLNILALASVGEHITVSIYTFLRYCNNRFTKKHKLKNINIKVMLVSIALMVCMLFLGGFLYWSTESWTYIDSIYYCFIAMSTIGFGDLVPNRGKAPDSKEEKAIWFLRALYLSVGLSLVSTVFTALSNAMEEINSILSSSKFANSLNLNMLCCHHQDTTYFRSSFQRRLRQETKKFEKISRSTNTDDESVNWDELLEKRTRKESFTKPISQRKILSNGFHDSRILNQNTEVSSIPKRNDILINYKSESLKIPQLSLNRKQPNYRHKTLFPNQSNPFDNVRSKNSLKNYSSSPIFKYSSHGILIPSQDIKARSMESRSNCGMNFFSLNSSPEEYDIMINQC; this is encoded by the exons ATGGTTATAGTGATGTGGTTTGCACAGAAATTTGCAAGAAAAg ggtaCCCAAAATCCCGACATCAATATAGCGCtacaattaaaaagttagaGTTAGATCGTGGTCCTTTTCAACCGTCAATAAAGATACTTATTATTCGTGGCATAGTTATAATATCATACCTACTGCTCGGAGCATTAGTTTTTCAAGCGCTTGAAAAGAATGACAATCAAACAAGATACTGGAACGATTTAGTAATAGCAAGTAAAGACAATCttgtaaaaaatcataatatatcTCTAAAAACATTGGAAGTACTTGAACATCAAATTCAACAAATGATTGTAGAGAAAAGAAACTCGCAGCGCGAATGGGATTATTATCAATCACTTTATTTTGCCTCAACAGTCACAACAAcaattg GTTACGGGCATATTACTCCCCAAACACAAGAAGGGAgagtctttttaattttatttgctctTATTGGCATACCGCTAAATATCTTAGCATTGGCATCAGTTGGCGAGCATATAACTGTTTCTATATATACTTTTCtacgttattgcaataataggtttacaaaaaaacataaactcaaaaatataaacataaaagtcATGCTTGTATCCATTGCTCTAATGGTTTGCATGTTATTTCTTGGCGGTTTCTTGTACTGGAGCACCGAAAGTTGGACTTATATTGACAGTATATATTATTGCTTTATAGCTATGTCAACCATAGGTTTTGGGGACCTTGTACCAAACCGTGGAAAAGCACCAGattcaaaagaagaaaaagctATTTGGTTTTTACGAGCATTATACTTATCAGTGGGTTTAAGTCTAGTTTCAACAGTGTTTACAGCGCTCTCAAACGCAATGGAAGAAATAAACAGCATTCTTTCAAGTTCGAAATTTG CAAATTCGTTAAACCTTAACATGCTTTGCTGCCACCACCAAGACACAACTTACTTTAGAAGCAGTTTTCAAAGGAGATTAagacaagaaacaaaaaaatttgaaaaaattagtcgGTCAACAAATACTGATGACGAGAGCG ttaattgggACGAGCTTCTTGAAAAACGAACCAGAAAAGAAAGTTTTACAAAACCTATAAgtcaaagaaaaattttgagCAATGGTTTTCATGATAGTAGAATACTAAATCAGAATACTGAAGTAAGCAGCATTCCTAAAAGAAATGACATTCTAATAAACTATAAGAGCGAATCCCTTAAAATACCTCAACTCTCGTTAAATAGAAAACAACCAAACTATAGACATAAAACTTTGTTTCCGAACCAATCAAACCCTTTCGATAATGTTCGGTCAAAAAATTCTCTTAAGAATTACAGTAGTTCtcctatttttaaatacagttcTCATGGTATTTTAATACCTTCGCAAGACATAAAGGCGCGGAGCATGGAGTCACGTAGCAACTGCGGAAtgaacttttttagtttaaactctTCTCCAGAGGAATACGACATCATGATAAATCAATGTTGA
- the LOC100201241 gene encoding potassium channel subfamily K member 9 isoform X2, whose translation MLSSSFSRSRPYYGYPKSRHQYSATIKKLELDRGPFQPSIKILIIRGIVIISYLLLGALVFQALEKNDNQTRYWNDLVIASKDNLVKNHNISLKTLEVLEHQIQQMIVEKRNSQREWDYYQSLYFASTVTTTIGYGHITPQTQEGRVFLILFALIGIPLNILALASVGEHITVSIYTFLRYCNNRFTKKHKLKNINIKVMLVSIALMVCMLFLGGFLYWSTESWTYIDSIYYCFIAMSTIGFGDLVPNRGKAPDSKEEKAIWFLRALYLSVGLSLVSTVFTALSNAMEEINSILSSSKFANSLNLNMLCCHHQDTTYFRSSFQRRLRQETKKFEKISRSTNTDDESVNWDELLEKRTRKESFTKPISQRKILSNGFHDSRILNQNTEVSSIPKRNDILINYKSESLKIPQLSLNRKQPNYRHKTLFPNQSNPFDNVRSKNSLKNYSSSPIFKYSSHGILIPSQDIKARSMESRSNCGMNFFSLNSSPEEYDIMINQC comes from the exons ggtaCCCAAAATCCCGACATCAATATAGCGCtacaattaaaaagttagaGTTAGATCGTGGTCCTTTTCAACCGTCAATAAAGATACTTATTATTCGTGGCATAGTTATAATATCATACCTACTGCTCGGAGCATTAGTTTTTCAAGCGCTTGAAAAGAATGACAATCAAACAAGATACTGGAACGATTTAGTAATAGCAAGTAAAGACAATCttgtaaaaaatcataatatatcTCTAAAAACATTGGAAGTACTTGAACATCAAATTCAACAAATGATTGTAGAGAAAAGAAACTCGCAGCGCGAATGGGATTATTATCAATCACTTTATTTTGCCTCAACAGTCACAACAAcaattg GTTACGGGCATATTACTCCCCAAACACAAGAAGGGAgagtctttttaattttatttgctctTATTGGCATACCGCTAAATATCTTAGCATTGGCATCAGTTGGCGAGCATATAACTGTTTCTATATATACTTTTCtacgttattgcaataataggtttacaaaaaaacataaactcaaaaatataaacataaaagtcATGCTTGTATCCATTGCTCTAATGGTTTGCATGTTATTTCTTGGCGGTTTCTTGTACTGGAGCACCGAAAGTTGGACTTATATTGACAGTATATATTATTGCTTTATAGCTATGTCAACCATAGGTTTTGGGGACCTTGTACCAAACCGTGGAAAAGCACCAGattcaaaagaagaaaaagctATTTGGTTTTTACGAGCATTATACTTATCAGTGGGTTTAAGTCTAGTTTCAACAGTGTTTACAGCGCTCTCAAACGCAATGGAAGAAATAAACAGCATTCTTTCAAGTTCGAAATTTG CAAATTCGTTAAACCTTAACATGCTTTGCTGCCACCACCAAGACACAACTTACTTTAGAAGCAGTTTTCAAAGGAGATTAagacaagaaacaaaaaaatttgaaaaaattagtcgGTCAACAAATACTGATGACGAGAGCG ttaattgggACGAGCTTCTTGAAAAACGAACCAGAAAAGAAAGTTTTACAAAACCTATAAgtcaaagaaaaattttgagCAATGGTTTTCATGATAGTAGAATACTAAATCAGAATACTGAAGTAAGCAGCATTCCTAAAAGAAATGACATTCTAATAAACTATAAGAGCGAATCCCTTAAAATACCTCAACTCTCGTTAAATAGAAAACAACCAAACTATAGACATAAAACTTTGTTTCCGAACCAATCAAACCCTTTCGATAATGTTCGGTCAAAAAATTCTCTTAAGAATTACAGTAGTTCtcctatttttaaatacagttcTCATGGTATTTTAATACCTTCGCAAGACATAAAGGCGCGGAGCATGGAGTCACGTAGCAACTGCGGAAtgaacttttttagtttaaactctTCTCCAGAGGAATACGACATCATGATAAATCAATGTTGA
- the LOC100201241 gene encoding potassium channel subfamily K member 9 isoform X4, with protein sequence MFLLTVNKEKCILDEHEMDSRRYPKSRHQYSATIKKLELDRGPFQPSIKILIIRGIVIISYLLLGALVFQALEKNDNQTRYWNDLVIASKDNLVKNHNISLKTLEVLEHQIQQMIVEKRNSQREWDYYQSLYFASTVTTTIGYGHITPQTQEGRVFLILFALIGIPLNILALASVGEHITVSIYTFLRYCNNRFTKKHKLKNINIKVMLVSIALMVCMLFLGGFLYWSTESWTYIDSIYYCFIAMSTIGFGDLVPNRGKAPDSKEEKAIWFLRALYLSVGLSLVSTVFTALSNAMEEINSILSSSKFANSLNLNMLCCHHQDTTYFRSSFQRRLRQETKKFEKISRSTNTDDESVNWDELLEKRTRKESFTKPISQRKILSNGFHDSRILNQNTEVSSIPKRNDILINYKSESLKIPQLSLNRKQPNYRHKTLFPNQSNPFDNVRSKNSLKNYSSSPIFKYSSHGILIPSQDIKARSMESRSNCGMNFFSLNSSPEEYDIMINQC encoded by the exons ggtaCCCAAAATCCCGACATCAATATAGCGCtacaattaaaaagttagaGTTAGATCGTGGTCCTTTTCAACCGTCAATAAAGATACTTATTATTCGTGGCATAGTTATAATATCATACCTACTGCTCGGAGCATTAGTTTTTCAAGCGCTTGAAAAGAATGACAATCAAACAAGATACTGGAACGATTTAGTAATAGCAAGTAAAGACAATCttgtaaaaaatcataatatatcTCTAAAAACATTGGAAGTACTTGAACATCAAATTCAACAAATGATTGTAGAGAAAAGAAACTCGCAGCGCGAATGGGATTATTATCAATCACTTTATTTTGCCTCAACAGTCACAACAAcaattg GTTACGGGCATATTACTCCCCAAACACAAGAAGGGAgagtctttttaattttatttgctctTATTGGCATACCGCTAAATATCTTAGCATTGGCATCAGTTGGCGAGCATATAACTGTTTCTATATATACTTTTCtacgttattgcaataataggtttacaaaaaaacataaactcaaaaatataaacataaaagtcATGCTTGTATCCATTGCTCTAATGGTTTGCATGTTATTTCTTGGCGGTTTCTTGTACTGGAGCACCGAAAGTTGGACTTATATTGACAGTATATATTATTGCTTTATAGCTATGTCAACCATAGGTTTTGGGGACCTTGTACCAAACCGTGGAAAAGCACCAGattcaaaagaagaaaaagctATTTGGTTTTTACGAGCATTATACTTATCAGTGGGTTTAAGTCTAGTTTCAACAGTGTTTACAGCGCTCTCAAACGCAATGGAAGAAATAAACAGCATTCTTTCAAGTTCGAAATTTG CAAATTCGTTAAACCTTAACATGCTTTGCTGCCACCACCAAGACACAACTTACTTTAGAAGCAGTTTTCAAAGGAGATTAagacaagaaacaaaaaaatttgaaaaaattagtcgGTCAACAAATACTGATGACGAGAGCG ttaattgggACGAGCTTCTTGAAAAACGAACCAGAAAAGAAAGTTTTACAAAACCTATAAgtcaaagaaaaattttgagCAATGGTTTTCATGATAGTAGAATACTAAATCAGAATACTGAAGTAAGCAGCATTCCTAAAAGAAATGACATTCTAATAAACTATAAGAGCGAATCCCTTAAAATACCTCAACTCTCGTTAAATAGAAAACAACCAAACTATAGACATAAAACTTTGTTTCCGAACCAATCAAACCCTTTCGATAATGTTCGGTCAAAAAATTCTCTTAAGAATTACAGTAGTTCtcctatttttaaatacagttcTCATGGTATTTTAATACCTTCGCAAGACATAAAGGCGCGGAGCATGGAGTCACGTAGCAACTGCGGAAtgaacttttttagtttaaactctTCTCCAGAGGAATACGACATCATGATAAATCAATGTTGA